A region of Myxococcus stipitatus DSM 14675 DNA encodes the following proteins:
- a CDS encoding bacteriocin fulvocin C-related protein yields MKMASLAIAVLAGTFALGFPTRVLAGDDCAEAHARVQAWIKENEDRLPTTLEEVSRYPMAYRRAIVEALPSKQKADLWREHVRQYIASHPSVGAKQREVLELVIASINPQLFSSDITPELLRLEAAVKAAFGPEEARLIVATLGPPESLHAQGSPVGTCECNPRSAFCGKLKCRAASCMVLPGCGYMGRYQCNGFCE; encoded by the coding sequence ATGAAAATGGCGTCACTTGCGATTGCCGTACTTGCCGGAACCTTCGCGCTAGGATTCCCTACGCGGGTGCTCGCAGGCGACGATTGTGCTGAGGCACATGCAAGGGTCCAGGCATGGATCAAAGAAAATGAAGACAGACTACCAACCACACTGGAAGAGGTGAGTCGCTATCCAATGGCGTACCGCCGGGCCATCGTGGAGGCACTGCCCTCTAAGCAGAAGGCCGACCTCTGGAGGGAGCACGTTCGCCAGTACATCGCGAGCCATCCTTCAGTCGGCGCAAAGCAGCGCGAAGTGCTCGAGCTTGTCATCGCATCCATCAATCCCCAGCTATTCTCATCAGACATCACTCCCGAACTTCTACGACTAGAGGCTGCCGTAAAGGCGGCCTTCGGTCCAGAAGAGGCTCGTCTCATCGTGGCCACCCTTGGTCCGCCGGAGTCACTGCATGCCCAAGGGTCTCCGGTAGGCACCTGTGAATGCAATCCTAGAAGCGCATTCTGTGGGAAGCTCAAATGCAGGGCAGCATCGTGCATGGTCCTTCCTGGGTGTGGCTACATGGGGCGCTATCAATGTAACGGCTTCTGCGAATGA
- a CDS encoding sigma 54-interacting transcriptional regulator, whose product MIELSTPERLPRDLRSIIQGLRPMDLLGWDGERELRVLLPELSRASALMTMKGLADLVREHDPSARAGVASCPEDGSDAEMLLNQSRGAVHKSSPGEVVSTAPFEERLGDRTVLYCDASIRAVYDLLRRVAPTNLPVLVFGESGSGKENAAFAVHHWSERRNGPFIPVNCAAIPESLVESELFGVDKGAVTGVSERKGLFEQAAGGTLFLDEIGELSPQAQPKLLRALEERRIRRVGGTQERRVDVRLVAATHRDLPQEVKQGRFREDLFYRLRAATVVLPPLRDRPRDVPVLAQAFLASTLARQGRSHIPISPAAMRLLETFDWPGNVRELKSAMEVAAALAVDASVLEPSHLPGWVAPRQEHSRPSERASPRFRILEEELEELEFRRIDEALAATGGVQTRAAELLGMPRRTLVSKLKGAERRPPEGHGHMAQDPLASTKSQAGRMPTNDARREDGASQRVFATGELVADRYRIVRFLGAGGVGEVYEARDLVLSGTHVAMKVLQRGRASDPEWMTRFVREVELARSVAHPNVCRVFDLGQHVVGSSDSPLLFITMELLDGETLAARLAREGHLPLVDVASIGAEVAEGLSACHRAGIVHRDVKSSNVVLVRGAQGLRAVLMDFGVARGEGHSASITQEQAPGTPAYMAPEQLRGEPATFSSDIYALGVVLFEASRGHRPGATPISVERPRARVKADLEWVFHRCLDAEPKSRFPSASALAVALKGQAEARPAWRKAWAIWGAASVFVLVGLLHELRHLPRGTRSVVVLVDERGPEETPRNDSWLEKATAQLASDTIRDLGAARTQVVTDPGQANVLLQVELTRTSTGVRLQAGLRPRWGLPTGSFTREGRSVVEVWDLVRRDIQPHLERAPDNGASPPRKSAAAPEAGAANAHAAQSYLSIVQREFRTVVSDRQLLARDLGELLRSDPGWAHAHALLIAHEGMTTPEAKQALAHAMRVVDSQRDAEGQDILRALMQIQAGERELAVSTLESLVRRAPDDVFASWLLADSLLWLQRLDEALAVMHRLHEANPELQFGADVAALLRKTGRHAEVQEVLERWLERAPSSEQATAAQVSWRAEVGHLELAVHLARDLLLFFGETPHRRSLLCDVLISAGQLRDARWVALRMMESESPTERAQGHLRRGVLAILEGQFSSAEEALVMALKEGLPPGEVPQAFEIRRHVAGLRSKVEFSRLSNELADMYAQVDDQGSAAVLRAEAILAQPSTESCCDLDSLLAQLTPGPVRETARKHILRALAEDSRVPCQAVIREGSAPNEDFTVSLLRFGQCAARAGVPELAMTTFSRVQPIRLFSLDPHSSPSPVHSVLVRFHRAELLRAMGQQESSRREYEAFLGYWGQADLTLPEVMTARERLRQLMPRQAAP is encoded by the coding sequence ATGATTGAGCTGTCCACTCCTGAGCGCCTGCCAAGGGATCTCCGCTCTATCATCCAAGGGCTGCGCCCCATGGACCTCCTGGGCTGGGATGGAGAGCGCGAACTCAGGGTTCTGCTGCCGGAGCTCTCTCGGGCGAGTGCGCTTATGACAATGAAGGGGCTCGCCGACCTGGTTCGCGAGCACGATCCATCCGCACGCGCGGGGGTCGCATCGTGCCCCGAGGATGGCAGTGATGCCGAGATGCTGCTCAATCAATCCCGGGGGGCTGTTCACAAGTCCTCGCCCGGGGAGGTCGTGAGTACAGCCCCCTTCGAGGAACGATTGGGTGACCGCACGGTGCTCTACTGCGACGCCTCCATCCGCGCGGTCTATGACCTCTTGAGGCGAGTTGCTCCAACGAACCTCCCTGTCCTCGTCTTTGGCGAGTCTGGCTCTGGTAAGGAGAATGCGGCCTTCGCGGTCCACCACTGGTCGGAGAGACGAAATGGACCCTTCATTCCAGTGAACTGCGCAGCCATCCCGGAGAGCCTCGTCGAGTCCGAGCTGTTTGGCGTGGATAAGGGGGCTGTCACCGGAGTGTCCGAGCGGAAGGGGCTCTTCGAGCAGGCCGCTGGGGGCACGTTGTTCCTCGACGAGATTGGAGAGCTCTCTCCACAAGCCCAGCCCAAGCTTCTGCGCGCTCTCGAAGAGCGCCGCATCCGGCGTGTCGGTGGAACCCAAGAGCGCCGCGTCGACGTGAGGCTCGTCGCAGCCACCCATCGCGATCTACCTCAGGAGGTCAAGCAGGGGCGATTCCGCGAGGACCTCTTCTATCGGCTCCGCGCCGCCACGGTCGTCCTCCCGCCACTTCGCGACCGTCCGAGAGATGTCCCGGTGCTGGCTCAGGCATTCCTCGCTTCGACCCTGGCTCGGCAGGGCCGCTCGCACATCCCCATCTCCCCCGCGGCGATGCGGCTACTCGAAACGTTCGACTGGCCCGGCAACGTCCGAGAGCTGAAGAGCGCCATGGAGGTGGCCGCCGCGCTGGCCGTGGATGCTTCCGTGCTGGAGCCGTCCCACCTGCCGGGCTGGGTTGCTCCGCGACAGGAGCATTCGAGGCCCTCGGAACGGGCCTCTCCGCGCTTTCGCATCCTTGAGGAGGAGCTTGAGGAGCTGGAGTTCCGTCGAATCGACGAGGCACTCGCTGCGACTGGGGGAGTCCAGACTCGAGCCGCCGAGCTCCTTGGCATGCCTCGGCGTACGCTTGTTTCGAAGCTGAAGGGCGCCGAAAGACGACCACCTGAGGGACACGGACACATGGCTCAGGACCCTCTGGCCTCCACCAAGAGTCAGGCAGGGCGCATGCCCACGAACGACGCGCGCCGCGAGGACGGCGCGTCGCAACGGGTTTTCGCGACGGGGGAGCTGGTTGCCGACCGGTACCGCATCGTTCGATTCTTGGGGGCAGGTGGCGTTGGCGAAGTCTACGAAGCACGAGACCTCGTCCTGTCCGGGACGCACGTTGCCATGAAGGTGCTGCAGCGCGGCCGTGCGTCCGATCCGGAGTGGATGACTCGGTTCGTTCGAGAGGTCGAGTTGGCCAGGAGCGTGGCCCATCCGAACGTCTGCCGCGTATTCGACCTAGGGCAGCATGTGGTGGGCTCTAGTGACTCACCACTCCTCTTCATCACGATGGAGCTGCTCGACGGCGAGACCCTGGCGGCGCGACTAGCTCGCGAGGGACACCTTCCTCTCGTCGACGTTGCTTCCATCGGTGCAGAGGTGGCGGAGGGGCTCTCCGCGTGTCACCGGGCGGGCATCGTCCACAGGGACGTGAAGAGCAGCAACGTGGTGCTCGTTCGAGGGGCACAAGGCCTTCGCGCCGTGCTGATGGACTTCGGAGTGGCTCGGGGAGAGGGGCACTCGGCATCAATCACCCAGGAGCAGGCGCCGGGGACTCCCGCCTACATGGCCCCGGAACAGCTCCGAGGGGAACCCGCGACCTTCTCGTCTGACATCTATGCCCTTGGCGTCGTCCTATTCGAAGCCTCGAGGGGACATCGGCCAGGTGCCACGCCGATATCCGTCGAGCGGCCTCGTGCCCGAGTGAAGGCGGACCTTGAATGGGTCTTTCACCGGTGCCTGGATGCCGAGCCCAAGTCACGTTTCCCGTCAGCAAGTGCGCTGGCGGTGGCGCTGAAAGGACAGGCAGAGGCGCGGCCCGCCTGGAGAAAGGCGTGGGCCATTTGGGGCGCTGCGAGCGTGTTCGTCCTGGTGGGGCTCCTCCACGAGCTGCGTCATCTGCCCAGGGGGACGCGTTCCGTCGTGGTCCTCGTCGATGAACGCGGACCCGAAGAGACTCCGCGCAACGACTCATGGCTGGAGAAGGCGACAGCACAGCTCGCGAGCGACACCATCCGTGACCTCGGGGCAGCACGAACACAGGTGGTCACGGATCCCGGACAGGCAAATGTCCTGCTCCAAGTGGAGCTCACGAGGACCTCCACCGGGGTGCGACTGCAGGCAGGGCTTCGTCCACGATGGGGCCTACCCACCGGTTCGTTCACAAGAGAAGGACGGTCGGTTGTCGAAGTCTGGGACCTAGTCCGGCGTGACATCCAGCCCCACCTGGAGAGAGCCCCCGATAACGGAGCGTCGCCGCCACGCAAGTCCGCCGCCGCGCCTGAGGCTGGGGCTGCGAATGCCCATGCAGCTCAGTCATATCTGAGCATTGTGCAGCGCGAGTTCCGGACGGTAGTTTCCGACCGGCAGCTGCTCGCCAGGGACCTGGGGGAGTTGCTTCGTTCGGACCCAGGCTGGGCTCATGCTCATGCCCTCCTCATCGCACATGAGGGCATGACGACCCCGGAGGCCAAACAGGCCCTCGCGCATGCCATGCGGGTGGTGGACAGCCAGCGGGACGCTGAAGGGCAGGACATCCTGCGGGCGCTGATGCAGATTCAAGCTGGGGAGCGGGAACTTGCCGTCTCCACACTGGAGTCGCTCGTCCGACGCGCCCCTGACGATGTCTTTGCGTCGTGGCTGCTCGCGGATTCGCTGCTCTGGCTTCAGCGCCTCGATGAGGCGCTGGCCGTCATGCACAGGCTCCACGAGGCCAATCCCGAGCTTCAGTTCGGCGCCGATGTGGCGGCCTTACTGCGGAAGACGGGTCGTCACGCGGAGGTCCAGGAGGTCCTCGAGCGTTGGCTCGAGAGAGCTCCGTCGAGCGAACAAGCCACTGCGGCGCAAGTGAGCTGGAGGGCGGAGGTGGGTCACCTCGAGCTGGCGGTGCACCTGGCGCGGGACCTGCTCCTCTTCTTTGGCGAGACACCTCATCGCCGGTCCCTACTGTGTGACGTTCTCATCAGCGCTGGTCAGCTCAGGGACGCTCGTTGGGTGGCACTGCGTATGATGGAGAGCGAATCCCCCACCGAGCGCGCGCAAGGACATCTGCGTCGAGGAGTGCTCGCCATTCTCGAAGGGCAGTTCTCCAGCGCGGAGGAGGCCCTCGTGATGGCACTGAAAGAGGGCCTGCCTCCGGGGGAGGTTCCTCAGGCCTTCGAGATCCGAAGGCACGTGGCGGGGCTTCGCTCCAAGGTGGAGTTCTCGCGGCTCTCCAACGAACTCGCGGATATGTACGCACAGGTCGATGACCAGGGGAGCGCGGCGGTGCTGCGAGCGGAAGCGATACTGGCCCAGCCAAGCACCGAGAGTTGCTGTGACCTCGACTCGCTGCTCGCGCAGCTTACGCCTGGGCCTGTCCGAGAGACCGCTCGCAAACACATTCTCCGGGCCCTGGCGGAGGACTCGCGTGTGCCATGTCAGGCAGTCATCCGCGAGGGCTCGGCACCCAACGAAGACTTCACCGTCTCCCTCCTGCGATTCGGGCAATGCGCGGCTCGGGCTGGCGTTCCCGAGCTCGCGATGACCACGTTCTCGAGGGTACAGCCCATCCGGCTGTTCTCCTTGGACCCGCATTCGAGCCCTTCTCCGGTGCACTCAGTCCTGGTTCGCTTTCATCGTGCGGAGCTATTGCGAGCGATGGGCCAACAGGAGTCTTCGCGGCGCGAGTACGAGGCCTTCCTCGGGTACTGGGGTCAAGCGGATCTCACCCTGCCCGAGGTGATGACGGCACGCGAGCGGTTGCGGCAGTTGATGCCGCGACAAGCCGCTCCCTGA
- the istA gene encoding IS21 family transposase, with protein MSNRRVEMDRLQELVRLHRLGTPARQVARVLRMGVDVERSYRRVLEAAGLLRGDEQVLPELEVLKAAVLAARPSAPPVPQQTSRLEAHRGQVEAWVAKGLQPQAIFTRLQMEAGVPAGSLSAVKRLVGSVRRAQGVSEEDVAIPVETAPGEVAQVDFGEVGRLYDAEAGTLRRAWVFVMVLGYSRHLFATLVFDQRVETWLRCHEAAFAYFGGVPHCLVPDNLKAAVVRAAFGVDAERALQRSYRALARHYGFIVDPAPPRAPEKKGKVEAGVRYVKGNFFAGRAGEDARECEAALQRWLRDVASVRVHGTTGRQPRLLFQQAEVAALRALPAAAWVPEVWHEARVHRDAHVMYGRRLYSVPWRLIGQRVWLCVTAHDVRVYAQDERVATHPLRGEVHRSTVEAHLPEARAALRHRSRSHWETRAARLGPHTEAYVRAVFDADDVLSQLRCVQAMVVHLEGFPRERAEAACRRALHFGNLRYQGLKDILRRGLDLQPLPQDGHLAIATPAATATLPAPRYARDVRTLLLR; from the coding sequence GTGAGTAACCGGAGAGTGGAGATGGACCGGCTGCAGGAATTGGTGCGGTTGCACCGCCTGGGCACCCCCGCGAGGCAGGTGGCCCGGGTGCTGCGCATGGGCGTGGACGTGGAGCGCAGCTACCGGCGCGTGCTGGAGGCGGCGGGGCTGCTGCGGGGTGACGAGCAGGTGCTGCCCGAGCTCGAGGTGCTCAAGGCCGCGGTGCTGGCCGCGCGACCCTCGGCCCCGCCAGTGCCCCAGCAGACGTCGCGCCTGGAGGCACACCGGGGGCAGGTGGAAGCGTGGGTGGCCAAGGGCCTGCAACCGCAGGCCATCTTCACCCGGCTGCAGATGGAGGCAGGGGTGCCGGCAGGCAGCCTCTCGGCGGTCAAACGCCTGGTGGGCAGCGTGCGTCGGGCCCAGGGCGTAAGTGAAGAGGACGTCGCAATCCCCGTGGAGACGGCCCCTGGCGAAGTGGCGCAGGTGGACTTCGGTGAAGTGGGCCGGCTGTACGATGCGGAGGCGGGGACGCTCCGACGCGCCTGGGTGTTCGTCATGGTGCTCGGCTACAGCCGCCACCTCTTCGCCACGCTGGTGTTCGACCAGCGCGTGGAGACGTGGCTGCGCTGTCACGAGGCCGCATTCGCGTACTTCGGTGGCGTGCCGCATTGCCTGGTGCCCGACAACCTCAAGGCGGCGGTGGTGCGCGCTGCCTTCGGAGTGGACGCAGAGCGGGCCCTGCAGCGCAGCTACCGCGCGCTGGCGCGCCACTACGGCTTCATCGTCGACCCGGCTCCGCCCCGGGCCCCTGAGAAGAAAGGCAAGGTGGAGGCGGGCGTGCGCTACGTGAAGGGCAACTTCTTCGCCGGGAGGGCCGGAGAGGACGCGCGCGAGTGTGAGGCCGCTCTGCAGCGCTGGCTACGCGACGTGGCGTCGGTGCGCGTGCACGGCACGACGGGGCGCCAGCCGCGCCTCCTCTTCCAACAGGCCGAGGTGGCGGCGCTGCGCGCGCTGCCGGCGGCCGCGTGGGTGCCCGAGGTGTGGCACGAGGCCCGCGTACACCGCGACGCCCACGTCATGTACGGCCGACGTCTGTACTCGGTGCCGTGGCGTCTCATCGGTCAGCGCGTCTGGCTGTGCGTCACGGCCCACGACGTGCGCGTGTACGCCCAGGACGAGCGCGTGGCCACCCACCCCCTCCGTGGCGAGGTCCACCGCAGCACCGTGGAGGCCCACCTGCCCGAGGCACGCGCGGCCCTGCGCCACCGCAGCCGCAGCCACTGGGAGACGCGGGCGGCCCGGCTGGGCCCTCACACCGAGGCTTACGTGCGCGCCGTCTTCGACGCGGATGATGTCCTCAGCCAGCTGCGCTGCGTGCAGGCCATGGTGGTGCACCTGGAAGGCTTCCCGCGCGAGCGAGCCGAGGCCGCGTGCCGCCGGGCGCTGCACTTCGGCAACCTGCGCTACCAAGGCCTCAAGGACATCCTGCGCCGCGGCCTGGACTTGCAGCCGTTGCCCCAGGACGGGCACCTGGCCATCGCCACGCCCGCCGCCACCGCTACGCTGCCGGCTCCCCGCTACGCGCGCGACGTGCGCACGCTGCTGCTGCGTTAG
- the istB gene encoding IS21-like element helper ATPase IstB, translating to MSAYDELVPVLKKLRLSGLLQSLEVRCREAADANLSLTEFLYRLLADEVERRDGKQLDVRMRRAAFERPSTLEDFDFSFNTSVPRTKVLELGTCTFVERHENVLVVGPAGVGKSHLAQALGQRACRAGHAVLYVSAHDMLTQLRASRADNSYERRLLRFTTPTLLIIDDLGLRPLTGEEGIDLYEIVRRRYERTATCITSNRAMEEWPPLFGDALLASAAMVRLLHHAHVLTIEGDSYRNPPPAKRTRAPRSAQVETIER from the coding sequence ATGAGTGCGTATGACGAACTCGTCCCCGTACTGAAGAAGCTGCGCCTGTCCGGGCTATTGCAGTCCCTCGAGGTGCGCTGCCGCGAGGCGGCCGACGCCAACCTGTCGCTGACGGAATTCCTCTACCGACTGCTGGCCGACGAGGTGGAGCGGCGCGACGGCAAGCAGTTGGACGTGCGCATGCGCCGCGCCGCCTTCGAGCGGCCCAGCACCCTGGAGGACTTCGACTTCTCCTTCAACACCTCCGTCCCGCGCACCAAGGTGCTGGAGCTGGGCACCTGCACCTTTGTCGAGCGGCACGAGAACGTGCTGGTGGTAGGCCCAGCGGGCGTCGGCAAGAGTCACCTCGCCCAGGCGCTGGGCCAGCGTGCCTGTCGTGCCGGCCACGCCGTCCTCTACGTGAGCGCCCACGACATGCTCACACAGTTGCGAGCCTCACGCGCCGACAACAGCTACGAGCGACGCCTCCTACGCTTCACTACTCCAACCCTGCTCATCATCGACGACCTTGGACTGCGACCACTCACGGGCGAGGAGGGCATCGACCTGTACGAGATTGTCCGCCGTCGCTACGAGCGCACGGCCACTTGCATCACCTCCAATCGCGCCATGGAGGAGTGGCCGCCTCTATTTGGTGACGCCCTGCTGGCCAGCGCCGCCATGGTCCGGCTGCTGCACCACGCCCATGTCCTCACCATCGAGGGCGACAGCTACCGCAACCCACCGCCCGCCAAGCGCACCCGCGCACCGCGCTCGGCTCAGGTCGAGACCATCGAACGCTGA